A region from the Sandaracinus amylolyticus genome encodes:
- a CDS encoding metallophosphoesterase produces MRALLLVVALVLVGCGETSAPAPSRSRAPSKRAVEAPRVEVPPLPPSTYPAPPRLVAIGDVHGDVDALRSALRAAGAIDDADRWSGGALWIVQVGDLLDRGDTEDEVLALVSRLEREADAAGGRFVALHGNHELMNVQGDFRYVTPDGLDDFARYASEAPPGAARSRIPARMLGRAVAFAPGGPIARALAARNTIAIVGDTVFVHGGLAPSQLERGVDAINRDVRAFLLGEAPLPRALAGEESPVWHRAFALGDDAETCATLARTLEGLGVARMVIGHTVQDEGIGSACEGRVWRIDVGLSRHYGGPIEVLEIEGDTIEVLRGTR; encoded by the coding sequence ATGCGCGCGCTGCTGCTGGTCGTCGCGCTCGTGCTCGTCGGCTGCGGCGAGACGAGCGCGCCTGCTCCGTCGCGATCGCGCGCGCCCTCGAAGCGCGCGGTGGAGGCGCCGCGGGTCGAGGTGCCGCCGCTGCCGCCTTCGACGTACCCCGCGCCGCCGCGGCTCGTCGCGATCGGCGACGTGCACGGCGACGTCGATGCGCTGCGCAGCGCGCTGCGCGCGGCCGGCGCGATCGATGACGCGGATCGCTGGAGCGGTGGCGCGTTGTGGATCGTGCAGGTCGGCGATCTGCTCGATCGCGGCGACACCGAGGACGAGGTGCTCGCGCTCGTGTCGCGCCTCGAGCGCGAGGCGGACGCGGCGGGCGGACGCTTCGTCGCGCTGCACGGCAACCACGAGCTGATGAACGTGCAGGGCGACTTCCGCTACGTGACGCCCGACGGGCTCGACGACTTCGCGCGGTACGCGAGCGAGGCACCGCCGGGCGCGGCGCGGTCGCGGATCCCGGCGCGCATGCTGGGGCGCGCGGTCGCGTTCGCGCCGGGAGGTCCGATCGCGCGCGCGCTCGCGGCGCGCAACACGATCGCGATCGTCGGAGACACGGTGTTCGTGCACGGCGGGCTCGCGCCCTCGCAGCTCGAGCGCGGCGTCGACGCGATCAACCGCGACGTGCGCGCGTTCCTGCTCGGCGAGGCGCCGCTGCCGCGCGCGCTCGCGGGCGAGGAGAGCCCGGTGTGGCACCGCGCATTCGCGCTGGGCGACGACGCGGAGACGTGCGCGACGCTCGCGCGGACGCTCGAGGGGCTCGGCGTGGCGCGCATGGTGATCGGGCACACCGTGCAGGACGAGGGCATCGGCTCGGCGTGCGAGGGGCGCGTGTGGCGCATCGACGTCGGGCTCTCGCGCCACTACGGCGGCCCGATCGAGGTGCTCGAGATCGAAGGCGACACGATCGAAGTGCTGCGCGGCACGCGCTGA
- a CDS encoding phosphoribosylanthranilate isomerase, giving the protein MRLPRRADGRPLIKVCCVRDEEDADRALAGGADLLGLVGRMPSGPGPIDDVTIARVARHVADRAIAILLTSERTPDAIAAHVDRTGVRAVQIVDTPSPDALVALRAMLPSLVLVPVIHVQDARDVDVARALDETGAADAILLDSGRPSAAIPELGGTGRVHDWSLSAAIVRACRAPVLLAGGLRPDNVGDALAQVRPAGFDVCSGLRTTDGALVPERLARFAAAIV; this is encoded by the coding sequence ATGCGTCTACCTCGTCGCGCCGATGGGCGCCCGCTGATCAAGGTCTGTTGTGTTCGTGACGAGGAGGACGCCGACCGCGCGCTCGCGGGTGGCGCCGATCTCCTCGGGCTCGTCGGGCGCATGCCCAGCGGGCCCGGGCCGATCGACGACGTCACGATCGCGCGCGTCGCGCGGCACGTGGCCGATCGCGCGATCGCGATCCTGCTCACCTCCGAGCGCACGCCCGACGCGATCGCGGCGCACGTCGATCGCACCGGCGTGCGCGCGGTGCAGATCGTCGACACGCCCTCTCCCGATGCGCTCGTCGCGCTGCGCGCGATGCTCCCGTCGCTCGTGCTGGTGCCGGTGATCCACGTGCAAGACGCGCGTGACGTCGACGTCGCGCGCGCGCTCGACGAGACCGGCGCGGCCGACGCGATCCTGCTCGACTCGGGTCGACCGAGCGCCGCGATCCCCGAGCTCGGCGGCACCGGGCGCGTGCACGACTGGTCGCTCTCCGCGGCGATCGTGCGCGCCTGTCGCGCGCCCGTGCTGCTCGCGGGCGGGCTGCGCCCCGACAACGTGGGCGACGCGCTCGCGCAGGTGCGCCCCGCGGGCTTCGACGTGTGCTCGGGGCTCCGCACCACCGACGGCGCGCTGGTGCCCGAGCGCCTCGCGCGCTTCGCCGCCGCGATCGTGTGA
- a CDS encoding YajQ family cyclic di-GMP-binding protein, giving the protein MPSFDVVSKLEHHEVDNAVDQAKREIATRFDFKDTGTEIEKNQDGIAIRSSSEGRVEGALKVLEDKMVKRKVSLKSLDPQKPQQSGQTWRQLIKLKEGVDMDRAKQIVKAIKDSKMKVQAAIQGDLVRISGKKRDDLQEAIAFLKGQDFGLPLQYVNFRE; this is encoded by the coding sequence ATGCCCAGCTTCGACGTCGTCAGCAAGCTCGAACACCACGAGGTGGACAACGCGGTGGACCAGGCGAAGCGCGAGATCGCGACGCGCTTCGACTTCAAGGACACCGGCACCGAGATCGAGAAGAACCAGGACGGCATCGCGATCCGCTCGAGCAGCGAGGGGCGCGTCGAGGGCGCGCTCAAGGTGCTCGAGGACAAGATGGTGAAGCGGAAGGTGTCGCTGAAGTCGCTCGATCCGCAGAAGCCGCAGCAGTCCGGTCAGACGTGGCGCCAGCTGATCAAGCTGAAGGAAGGCGTCGACATGGACCGCGCGAAGCAGATCGTGAAGGCGATCAAGGACAGCAAGATGAAGGTCCAGGCGGCGATCCAGGGCGATCTCGTGCGCATCAGCGGCAAGAAGCGCGACGACCTCCAGGAAGCAATCGCGTTCCTGAAAGGCCAGGACTTCGGGCTGCCGCTGCAGTACGTGAATTTCCGGGAGTGA
- a CDS encoding sensor histidine kinase, which produces MARRGIRSITVPITFGAVTVPLSVFLLVGWTTFTARNIAESGEVAQNVWLLILGVLSLIVIMSVLVMFSIFLVREILEVRRQDSFIDSVTHELKTPLASIKLCLQTLERSGIPQDKRAALQKMMHHDVDRLATFIDDVLQASRLAHDDMSMDVDEVRLGELATSCAAVVSMRHKVPEGAIRVEVDPELVVWTDHAALEIVLRNLIDNAVKYSKDGVDVRVGARVDEVRRVVFIEVRDAGIGIPRKDLKRIFHRFYRVAEEGVRARKGTGLGLFVVSALVRNLGGHVEAESDGVGKGAILRVRLPMHEHEQASRAVASPA; this is translated from the coding sequence ATGGCGCGCCGCGGAATCCGGTCCATCACGGTGCCGATCACCTTCGGAGCGGTCACCGTCCCGCTCTCGGTGTTCCTGCTCGTGGGATGGACCACGTTCACCGCGCGCAACATCGCGGAGAGCGGCGAGGTCGCGCAGAACGTCTGGCTCCTGATCCTCGGCGTGCTCTCGCTGATCGTCATCATGAGCGTGCTCGTGATGTTCTCGATCTTCCTGGTGCGCGAGATCCTCGAGGTGCGTCGCCAGGACTCGTTCATCGACTCGGTCACGCACGAGCTCAAGACGCCGCTCGCGTCGATCAAGCTGTGCCTGCAGACGCTCGAGCGCTCCGGGATCCCACAGGACAAGCGCGCCGCGCTGCAGAAGATGATGCACCACGACGTCGATCGCCTCGCGACGTTCATCGACGACGTGCTCCAGGCCTCGCGCCTCGCCCACGACGACATGAGCATGGACGTCGACGAGGTGCGCCTCGGCGAGCTCGCGACGTCGTGCGCCGCGGTGGTGTCGATGCGGCACAAGGTGCCGGAGGGCGCGATCCGCGTGGAGGTCGATCCCGAGCTCGTCGTGTGGACCGATCACGCCGCGCTCGAGATCGTGCTGCGCAACCTGATCGACAACGCGGTGAAGTACTCGAAGGACGGAGTCGACGTGCGCGTGGGCGCGCGCGTGGACGAGGTGCGCCGCGTCGTCTTCATCGAGGTGCGCGACGCGGGGATCGGCATCCCGCGCAAGGACCTGAAGCGCATCTTCCATCGCTTCTATCGCGTCGCCGAGGAAGGCGTGCGCGCGCGCAAGGGCACGGGGCTCGGGCTCTTCGTGGTCTCGGCGCTGGTGCGCAACCTCGGCGGTCACGTCGAGGCGGAGTCCGACGGAGTGGGCAAGGGCGCGATCCTGCGGGTCCGGCTGCCCATGCACGAGCACGAGCAGGCGTCGCGCGCGGTCGCGTCGCCGGCGTGA
- a CDS encoding response regulator transcription factor translates to MSEERKVPRILIVEDEDHLATGLKLNLELEGYEADVASTAREAAELLLEATRYDAIVLDVMLPDFDGFSLCAKLRQSGNYTPVIMLTARAAAEDRVRGLEAGADDYLVKPFDLNELLARVRSVLRRRQWDLGKEKEERAGSRTVAIGEARVDFDSHEVIVRGSPVKLTRLELDLLRYFVDHPGKVLSRDTLLEEVWKLRNYSTARTVDNFISRLRRHFEKDAQNPEHFVSVRGAGYKFVP, encoded by the coding sequence TTGTCCGAAGAGCGCAAGGTCCCGCGGATCCTGATCGTCGAGGACGAGGATCACCTCGCGACGGGGCTCAAGCTCAACCTGGAGCTCGAGGGCTACGAGGCCGACGTTGCGTCGACCGCGCGCGAGGCGGCCGAGCTGCTCCTCGAGGCCACGCGTTACGACGCGATCGTGCTCGACGTGATGCTGCCGGACTTCGACGGCTTCTCGCTGTGCGCGAAGCTGCGGCAGTCGGGCAATTACACGCCGGTGATCATGCTGACGGCGCGCGCCGCCGCGGAGGATCGCGTGCGTGGGCTCGAGGCGGGCGCCGACGACTACCTGGTGAAGCCCTTCGACCTCAACGAGCTGCTGGCGCGCGTGCGCTCGGTGCTGCGGCGGCGCCAGTGGGATCTCGGCAAGGAGAAGGAGGAGCGCGCGGGATCGCGCACCGTCGCGATCGGCGAGGCGCGCGTCGACTTCGACTCGCACGAGGTGATCGTGCGCGGCTCGCCGGTGAAGCTCACGCGGCTCGAGCTCGATCTGCTGCGCTACTTCGTCGATCACCCGGGCAAGGTGCTCTCGCGCGACACGCTGCTCGAGGAAGTCTGGAAGCTGCGCAACTACTCGACCGCGCGCACCGTCGACAACTTCATCTCGCGGCTGCGGCGCCACTTCGAGAAGGACGCGCAGAACCCCGAGCACTTCGTCTCGGTGCGCGGCGCCGGCTACAAGTTCGTCCCCTGA
- a CDS encoding MXAN_6577-like cysteine-rich protein, giving the protein MRTRIALGIALMTALSMVACGDDGAAGTPDAGGGLHAGMDAAVGSDAGAPTDGGPRDGGPPACDAGETRCGATCVRLDDDPTSCGACGNACASGEVCSLGVCSVACDPGLTECSGACVDVGADVENCGACGNACRADQLCAEGACTCAAWERECAGACVDVGIDPANCGACGNACASGEVCSAGACSTTGCAEGLTDCAGACVDTLSDDANCGGCGFACAGGTICTGGVCECPATLDLCDGTCVDTASDAANCGGCGIACAAGEVCAAGVCDAPCPTGTTRCGRRCIDTTTSDRHCGACGNVCSGGTECAAGACVCPSGTVACDGVCVDAMVDPQHCGACGNACAANEACAAGSCTAVCPAGTANCAGACVDAQTSPENCGGCGITCTGDSVCAGGECVCPASLTRCGRRCADVTSDPHHCGACENECRVGACEASTCACPASTMPCDGVCAAVQRDPMNCGSCGTTCAAGERCRMGACEAP; this is encoded by the coding sequence ATGCGGACGAGAATCGCGCTCGGGATCGCGCTGATGACGGCGCTGTCGATGGTCGCGTGTGGAGACGACGGCGCAGCCGGGACACCGGATGCGGGAGGTGGGCTCCACGCGGGGATGGATGCGGCGGTCGGCTCGGACGCCGGCGCGCCGACCGACGGCGGGCCGCGCGACGGTGGTCCGCCCGCGTGCGACGCAGGCGAGACGCGCTGCGGAGCGACCTGCGTGCGCCTCGACGACGATCCCACGAGCTGCGGCGCGTGTGGCAACGCGTGCGCGAGCGGCGAGGTGTGCAGCCTCGGCGTGTGCAGCGTCGCGTGCGATCCCGGTCTGACGGAGTGCAGCGGTGCGTGCGTCGACGTCGGCGCCGACGTCGAGAATTGCGGAGCGTGCGGCAACGCGTGCCGCGCCGATCAGCTCTGCGCGGAGGGTGCATGCACGTGCGCCGCGTGGGAGCGCGAATGCGCTGGTGCGTGCGTCGACGTCGGCATCGACCCCGCGAATTGTGGCGCGTGCGGCAACGCGTGCGCGTCGGGCGAGGTCTGCAGCGCAGGCGCGTGCAGCACCACCGGATGCGCCGAGGGCCTGACCGACTGCGCTGGCGCCTGCGTCGACACGCTCAGCGACGACGCGAACTGCGGCGGGTGCGGCTTCGCGTGCGCGGGCGGGACGATCTGCACGGGCGGTGTGTGCGAGTGCCCCGCGACGCTCGATCTCTGCGACGGGACCTGCGTCGACACCGCGAGCGACGCCGCGAATTGCGGTGGGTGCGGGATCGCGTGCGCGGCGGGCGAGGTGTGCGCGGCGGGCGTGTGCGACGCGCCGTGCCCCACGGGAACGACGCGCTGTGGCCGGCGCTGCATCGACACCACGACGAGCGATCGCCACTGCGGCGCGTGCGGCAACGTGTGCAGCGGCGGCACCGAGTGCGCCGCCGGCGCGTGCGTGTGCCCGAGCGGCACCGTCGCGTGCGACGGCGTGTGCGTCGATGCGATGGTCGATCCGCAGCACTGCGGCGCGTGCGGCAACGCGTGCGCTGCGAACGAGGCGTGCGCCGCGGGGAGCTGCACCGCGGTGTGCCCCGCCGGCACCGCGAACTGCGCGGGCGCGTGCGTCGACGCGCAGACGTCGCCCGAGAACTGCGGCGGATGCGGCATCACCTGCACCGGCGACTCCGTCTGCGCGGGAGGCGAGTGCGTGTGCCCCGCGTCGCTCACGCGATGCGGGCGTCGCTGCGCCGACGTGACGAGCGACCCGCACCACTGCGGCGCCTGCGAGAACGAGTGCCGCGTGGGCGCGTGCGAGGCGTCGACGTGCGCGTGCCCGGCGAGCACGATGCCGTGCGACGGCGTGTGCGCGGCGGTGCAGCGCGATCCGATGAATTGCGGGAGCTGCGGCACCACGTGCGCGGCGGGCGAGCGCTGCCGCATGGGCGCGTGCGAAGCCCCGTAG
- a CDS encoding dicarboxylate/amino acid:cation symporter, which produces MSISAPAEPIHPVAKKPWYRSGTLWIVVGLVLGVVLGGFFPQDQHPVAYELFRFLSRAFIALIKGLIVPLLVSTIIVGIAQTGDLKAVGRMGAKALIYFEVVTTIALFVGLFVANWLRPGDGLPIDLSATSGVAPAAPQSGWDLALHLFPSNLAKHWAEADLLPIVVFAVLFGISLTRIGERGAPVMAFAESVAQVMFKYTDLVMRLTPLGVFGAMAYNVSHMAAGHEVDGHVVHGWPAVFYLLGRYARLVGSLYLALLIFFTFVLVPVMLIVRIKVLPFLRQIREPALTAFTTASSEAALPRLLEDVIAFGVPRRVASFVIPAGYSFNLDGSTLYLVLASLTIAQAAHIELTISQQLLMVLAFMLTSKGVAGVPRATLVIIAGTAASFGLPGEAGVAMLLAVDEVMDMARTTINVIGNGLASVVIARWEGVLGTNPEESAKLDV; this is translated from the coding sequence ATGTCGATCTCCGCGCCCGCCGAGCCCATCCATCCCGTCGCGAAGAAGCCGTGGTACCGGTCCGGCACGCTGTGGATCGTCGTCGGGCTCGTGCTGGGCGTCGTGCTCGGCGGGTTCTTCCCACAGGACCAGCATCCGGTCGCGTACGAGCTCTTCCGCTTCCTGTCGCGCGCGTTCATCGCGCTGATCAAGGGGCTGATCGTCCCGCTGCTCGTCTCGACGATCATCGTCGGCATCGCGCAGACGGGCGACCTCAAGGCCGTCGGGCGCATGGGCGCGAAGGCGCTCATCTACTTCGAGGTCGTCACCACGATCGCGCTCTTCGTCGGGCTCTTCGTCGCGAACTGGCTCCGTCCGGGCGACGGGCTGCCGATCGACCTCTCGGCGACGTCGGGCGTCGCGCCCGCGGCGCCGCAGAGCGGGTGGGATCTCGCGCTGCATCTCTTCCCGTCGAACCTCGCGAAGCACTGGGCCGAGGCGGACCTCCTGCCGATCGTCGTGTTCGCGGTGCTGTTCGGCATCTCGCTCACGCGCATCGGCGAGCGCGGCGCGCCGGTGATGGCGTTCGCGGAGAGCGTCGCGCAGGTGATGTTCAAGTACACCGACCTCGTGATGCGCCTGACGCCGCTCGGGGTGTTCGGCGCGATGGCCTACAACGTGAGCCACATGGCCGCGGGCCACGAGGTCGACGGGCACGTCGTGCACGGCTGGCCCGCGGTCTTCTATCTGCTCGGTCGCTACGCGCGGCTCGTCGGCAGCTTGTACCTCGCGCTGCTCATCTTCTTCACGTTCGTGCTGGTGCCGGTGATGCTGATCGTGCGCATCAAGGTGCTGCCCTTCCTGCGGCAGATCCGCGAGCCGGCGCTCACCGCGTTCACCACCGCGTCGAGCGAGGCGGCGCTCCCTCGATTGCTCGAGGACGTGATCGCGTTCGGCGTCCCGCGCCGCGTGGCGAGCTTCGTCATCCCCGCGGGCTACTCGTTCAACCTCGACGGCTCGACGCTCTATCTCGTGCTCGCGTCGCTGACCATCGCGCAGGCGGCGCACATCGAGCTGACGATCTCGCAGCAGCTCTTGATGGTGCTCGCGTTCATGCTGACGTCGAAGGGCGTCGCGGGCGTGCCGCGCGCGACGCTCGTGATCATCGCGGGCACCGCGGCGAGCTTCGGTCTGCCCGGCGAAGCGGGCGTCGCGATGCTGCTCGCGGTCGACGAGGTGATGGACATGGCGCGCACGACCATCAACGTGATCGGCAACGGCCTCGCGAGCGTCGTGATCGCGCGCTGGGAAGGCGTGCTCGGCACGAACCCCGAGGAGAGCGCGAAACTCGACGTCTAG
- a CDS encoding GNAT family N-acetyltransferase, giving the protein MPTIRAAREDDDLATLGTIEREAARLFAPWGLDVLFGSATTPVAILDEARREQRLLLAVDHQDRPIGFALLSRVDWHGHLDELDVHPDHGQRGVGRALVEASIEWARARGLTRLTLATMRDVPFNGPWYLRLGFRELDEREIGPGMRTIFQRELAGGYPVERRVFLARDLV; this is encoded by the coding sequence ATGCCGACGATCCGCGCAGCGCGCGAGGACGACGATCTCGCCACGCTCGGGACGATCGAGCGCGAGGCAGCGCGCCTCTTCGCGCCGTGGGGCCTCGACGTGCTGTTCGGCAGCGCGACCACGCCGGTCGCGATCCTCGACGAAGCACGACGCGAGCAGCGGCTGCTCCTCGCGGTCGATCACCAGGATCGACCGATCGGGTTCGCGCTGCTCTCGCGCGTCGACTGGCACGGGCACCTCGACGAGCTCGACGTGCATCCGGATCACGGCCAGCGCGGCGTCGGGCGCGCCCTGGTCGAGGCGTCGATCGAGTGGGCTCGCGCCCGCGGGCTCACGCGCCTCACGCTCGCGACGATGCGCGACGTGCCGTTCAACGGTCCGTGGTACCTGCGCCTCGGCTTCCGCGAGCTCGACGAGCGCGAGATCGGCCCCGGCATGCGCACGATCTTCCAACGCGAGCTCGCGGGTGGATATCCGGTCGAGCGACGCGTGTTCCTCGCGCGCGATCTCGTGTGA
- a CDS encoding DUF2188 domain-containing protein has protein sequence MDGRTVYHVEPEDDLWRVKLAGDSQTEYADTKESAIARAKQLARRAPRAQVVIFDEDGRVEQEIYFDPSTERSV, from the coding sequence ATGGACGGCCGGACCGTGTACCACGTGGAGCCCGAGGACGATCTCTGGCGAGTGAAGCTCGCGGGCGACAGCCAGACCGAGTACGCCGACACGAAGGAGAGCGCGATCGCGCGCGCGAAGCAGCTCGCCCGACGCGCCCCGCGCGCTCAGGTGGTGATCTTCGACGAGGACGGCCGCGTCGAGCAGGAGATCTACTTCGACCCGAGCACCGAGCGGAGCGTGTAG
- a CDS encoding ATP-binding protein, producing MTARLRLGARHSIDGRHGLGAFELPAHHLLTHAVVVGMTGSGKTGLVTVMVEEALRAEIPVLVIDVKGDLPNLALAFPSFDPALMAPWVEPTAGDEDGVADEPVVLEAARQREEGLRAWEIGEDQLAELEARSTVRVLTPGSDAGEPLHLLSALERRSSRWDHDVAGARAALSAAISLVLRLTGRDGDPGKSREHALLSVLAEARLRRGESAPLDALVPEILEPPIGFIGALPVDAFVPARLRGELAADLNTLIASPSFASWRTGRELDVGAWMEKVDGKTPATIVSVAHLDDEERALVLGVVLEEVLTWVRSLPGSARLRALIVFDEVFGFIPPHPASPPTKRPLVALMKQARAYGVGCVLATQNPMDLDYRALSNAGTWVLGRLQTDADRARVVEALGEDEKKSQLGALVKKLSHRWFVVRDAKAPELCLLQPRWAMSYLRGPMTQSEIRRARAPR from the coding sequence ATGACTGCTCGGCTTCGCCTCGGCGCGCGCCACTCGATCGATGGTCGGCACGGGCTCGGCGCGTTCGAGCTCCCGGCGCACCACCTGCTCACGCACGCGGTGGTCGTGGGCATGACCGGCAGCGGCAAGACCGGGCTCGTGACCGTGATGGTCGAAGAGGCGCTGCGCGCCGAGATCCCGGTGCTCGTGATCGACGTGAAGGGCGATCTGCCGAACCTCGCGCTCGCGTTCCCGTCGTTCGATCCCGCGCTGATGGCGCCGTGGGTCGAGCCCACCGCGGGCGACGAGGACGGCGTCGCGGACGAGCCGGTGGTGCTCGAGGCGGCGCGCCAGCGCGAGGAGGGGCTGCGCGCGTGGGAGATCGGCGAGGACCAGCTCGCCGAGCTCGAGGCGCGCTCGACGGTGCGCGTGCTGACGCCGGGCTCCGACGCGGGCGAGCCGCTTCATCTGCTCTCCGCGCTCGAGCGCCGTTCGTCGCGCTGGGATCACGACGTCGCGGGCGCGCGCGCTGCGCTGAGCGCCGCGATCTCGCTGGTGCTGCGCCTCACCGGGCGCGACGGCGATCCCGGCAAGAGCCGCGAGCACGCGCTGCTCTCGGTGCTCGCCGAGGCGCGGCTCCGTCGCGGCGAGAGCGCGCCCCTCGACGCGCTGGTCCCGGAGATCCTCGAGCCGCCGATCGGCTTCATCGGCGCGCTGCCGGTCGACGCGTTCGTGCCCGCGCGGCTGCGCGGCGAGCTCGCGGCGGATCTGAACACCCTGATCGCGTCGCCCTCGTTCGCGTCGTGGCGCACCGGGCGCGAGCTCGACGTGGGCGCGTGGATGGAGAAGGTCGACGGCAAGACGCCGGCGACGATCGTGAGCGTGGCGCACCTCGACGACGAGGAGCGCGCGCTGGTGCTCGGCGTCGTGCTCGAGGAAGTGCTGACGTGGGTGCGCAGCCTGCCGGGCAGCGCGCGGCTGCGCGCGCTGATCGTGTTCGACGAGGTGTTCGGGTTCATCCCGCCGCACCCCGCGAGCCCGCCGACCAAGCGTCCGCTCGTCGCGCTGATGAAGCAGGCGCGCGCGTACGGCGTCGGCTGCGTGCTCGCGACGCAGAACCCGATGGACCTCGACTATCGCGCGCTGTCGAACGCGGGCACCTGGGTGCTCGGGCGCCTGCAGACCGACGCGGACCGAGCGCGCGTGGTGGAGGCGCTCGGCGAGGACGAGAAGAAGAGCCAGCTCGGCGCGCTGGTGAAGAAGCTGTCGCACCGCTGGTTCGTGGTGCGCGACGCGAAGGCGCCCGAGCTGTGTCTGCTCCAGCCGCGCTGGGCGATGTCGTACCTGCGCGGCCCGATGACCCAGAGCGAGATCCGAAGAGCGCGAGCGCCTCGCTGA
- a CDS encoding ligase-associated DNA damage response exonuclease, translated as MALLEPDDRGLWCAAGGFHVDPWAPVPRALLTHGHGDHARPGSGSYLSVIEGAPILRRRLGDDATIQTLAYGERLSIGDTTVSLHPAGHVLGSAQVRIEHAGETWVVTGDYKRDRDPTCAPFEPQRCDVLVTEATFALPIYRWPDPARVIDEIVAFWDEARDAGVPALLFCYALGKAQRILAELAARGIDRPVHAHGAMMGITDVYRASPGMPPMLELRSATDAKKKELEGALVLSPLSARGTSWIRRFSKARSGFASGWMQVRGDRRRRAIDRGFVLSDHADWPALLRTIDESGASRVLATHGFADALARYVRETRGIDAGVLATRYEGEAGAEPDVPVEEEAP; from the coding sequence ATGGCGCTGCTCGAGCCCGATGATCGTGGCCTCTGGTGCGCCGCGGGCGGCTTCCACGTCGATCCGTGGGCGCCCGTGCCGCGCGCGCTGCTCACGCACGGGCACGGCGATCACGCGCGCCCCGGATCGGGCTCGTACCTCAGCGTGATCGAGGGCGCGCCCATCCTCCGCCGTCGGCTCGGCGACGACGCGACCATCCAGACGCTCGCCTACGGCGAGCGTCTGAGCATCGGCGACACGACGGTCTCGCTGCACCCCGCCGGTCACGTGCTCGGCTCGGCGCAGGTGCGCATCGAGCACGCGGGCGAGACCTGGGTCGTCACCGGCGACTACAAGCGCGATCGCGATCCGACCTGCGCGCCCTTCGAGCCGCAGCGCTGCGACGTGCTCGTGACCGAGGCGACGTTCGCGCTGCCGATCTATCGATGGCCCGACCCGGCGCGCGTGATCGACGAGATCGTCGCCTTCTGGGACGAGGCGCGCGATGCGGGCGTGCCCGCGCTGCTCTTCTGCTACGCGCTCGGCAAGGCGCAGCGCATCCTCGCCGAGCTCGCGGCGCGCGGGATCGATCGTCCGGTGCACGCGCACGGCGCGATGATGGGCATCACCGACGTCTACCGCGCGAGCCCGGGGATGCCGCCGATGCTCGAGCTCCGCAGCGCGACCGACGCGAAGAAAAAAGAGCTCGAAGGCGCGCTCGTGCTCTCGCCGCTCTCGGCGCGCGGGACCTCGTGGATCCGTCGCTTCTCGAAGGCGCGCAGCGGGTTCGCATCGGGCTGGATGCAGGTGCGCGGCGATCGACGTCGACGCGCGATCGATCGCGGCTTCGTGCTGAGCGATCATGCCGACTGGCCCGCGCTGCTGCGGACGATCGACGAGAGCGGCGCGTCGCGCGTGCTCGCGACCCACGGCTTCGCGGACGCGCTCGCGCGCTACGTGCGCGAGACGCGCGGCATCGACGCAGGCGTGCTCGCGACGCGCTACGAGGGCGAAGCCGGTGCCGAGCCCGACGTTCCCGTCGAGGAAGAGGCGCCCTGA